The Magnetospirillum sp. XM-1 genomic interval GTCGTACAGGCTGAAGCTGCGGCTGCCGAGGCCCGGGCCCATTGCCGTCGCTTCTCGCTTCCCATTGAGGATGTCGCCCGCCGGGCGTTGGTGGCAGACGAAAAGCGCCTGGCCAGCACGCGAGACACACTGAACCTGTTTTCCTGCTTTGCCGACGAGGCAGGACGATCCGAGGCTGCAGCCAAGGCCAGCGCAGATGAGGCGGCCCAGCATGCCAGCACCGCGGCCCTACAGGTTGCCGCGGTCAATGAGGCGGCGGAAGCTGCGCGGATCGAAGTTGAAGATGCGCTCCGTCAGGCCGATACAGCCGTGAGTGCAATGGTGGCAGATTTTCAGGGTGAGGTCACCGACGCCAAAGCCTCCCTTGCATCCACCGCCACATCAGTTGAAGGACGCATCACCGCGACGGCAACCGCCTTTGCGGCTGACGTTCTGTCGCTGTCGAGTGAGACAACCGATCGAGTATCTGCCGCTGTCGCCGAAGCGGAAGGAGCCGCGACGGAGGCCAGCGCGCATGCCGCCCGCTTTGCATTGCCCATTGACGCCTTGGCTCGCCGTGCTTTGGGCGCGGATGCCAGGCGGCTGGCCGACACACGCCACACTCTGATCTTGTTTACAGCATTTGCCGACGAGGCCGGACGGTCCGAGGCTGCCGCCTTGGCCAGTGCCGACTTAGCCGCGCACCACGCTGGCATTGCCGCGGATCAAGTTACTGCGGCTCAGCAAGCTGCCACTTCCGCCCAGGCGCACCTGACCGAGGTAAACACCCTGGTGATCCAAGCCGACACCGGACTGCGTAACCTGGCAGCCGAGATCAAAACTGCAGCCGATGACGGAAAGGCGGCGCTCAGCGCGGCAGGGGCATCCGTCGAGGATCGGATTGCGGCAGCGGCAGCGGGATTCGAGACCGAGGTCCAGACATTGGCGGCCACGACCACCGGCATGATCAATGCCGCCGTCACCCACGTCGCTCGCTTTGCCATACCCATCGAACGGATCGCTCGCGCCGCACTCGACACCGAGCATCGCCGGATTCTGGCAGCACGCGACGACCTGCTCCGCTTCACCACCATCCTCCAGGGGTGACATTAATGCCCACGCTTCAGGAACGCATCGACCAGTTCTTCGCCGATCCATTGGCCGATGTGGAGGCTCAACGCCGTGCCCTAGATGCCATGGTGACGGTTCCCGATATTGCCGCTCGTGATGCCATTCCCTTGGCCAACAGGCCTCTCAATCTCTGGGTAAAGGTCGAGGCGCCCGAAGGGCTATACCGCTGGGATGGCGCGGCATGGGAACCATTCTCGCCGCTCGACGCATTGCTTCCCGCCCCTGTGTGCCGACGCAAGCCCACTGATGCCGGTGAGTTGCTGGAAGATATGGCTCTTTTGGGCATCGACGTCATGTAACCGCAGGCCGCGGCCTGCCCCTTCTTCCAAAACCAGTTCTGATCCGCTGGCCCAGGGCAACAGCCTGGGAGCCAGGGGTTTCCACGCGCACAAAAGGAGAGCGCCTTGTCTATTGCATCCCTCCGCAGTCTGATCGAAACGATCAAAGGCCGTGGCCTGACCCTGGCCGCCGCTTCCGGTGAGGACGGGGCTTCAGCCCGTGACCTCGTCTATCTCGCCAAGTCGGTCGAAGCCATGGTGGGCGCTGACGCTCTGCTGGGGCTGATCGACGAATCCGCCCGACCGGCTGAAATCGTCATCGTGACCTCTCCAGGAACGGCCACCGTCACCCTGGCTGAAGATCAGGTTGCCCGCGACATCCTGGTGCTGCGCCCCGACCAAGGCTCGTACACGGTGCCTTTCGTCAATGTCGTCACGCCGGCCCGTGGCTGGGCTGCGGTGATCGATAATGAGTTGTCGGTGCCGGTGCGGATCAAGACCCCGAGCCAAACTACCTATGCCGAAATCGCTCCGACCAAGCGCGGTTGGTTGTTCTGCGATGGCGGCATCGTCGATTTCGTGATCGATCTGCAGGGCCTTGCGGCGGCGGCAACCTCCCCTCTGACCACCCGTGGCGACCTCTTTGTCCGCGGCGCATCGGGCAATGTTCGCGTTCCCGTTGGTCAACCCCGCCAGATCCTGTCGGTCACGGACGACGGCCTTGATCCGCTTTGGCGCTGGTCAGACGGGCGCCCCAGCTCCCGCGTCAAATACCTGATGAACGACTATATCGCCCGTGATGACAGTGACGCGGTGGTCGGATCTGGCCCCACCGCGCTGGCTGGCCTGATCACCGATGCCATCAATTTCCCCAACCATGTTGGTCAGGGCATCTACGACGCTGATTTCGCCGCGGGAATGACTTCAGCCTATCGGGGTTACGCCGGCATCTTCACCGAAGGTACGGTGTTCATTGCGGGTAACGCCAATAGCGGTCGCAACGGCGATCCCACGGGCAATCCTTGGCCGACCGTTCTGCCGGGTCTGTACCGCACCAACACGGAAGGCCACCTGGTTACCGAGACCACACCCGGCAAGATCAAGCAGGTACTCTGCACCTACGGGTGGACCGGTCTCGTTACCGACGATGGCTCCGTCTATTGCTCGGGCTATGGCGCCCACGGCCAACAAGGTGACGGCACCACCTCGTCCAAAGCCTTCTTCCAGAAGATTGCGTTCCCTGCCGGTGCCGGCAATGTCCGCTATCTCGCCTGCAGCCACACCCCCGGTGGCCCTGGTGACGCCGAGGCCATCTACGCCCTGATGGACAATGGCGACGTTTACGCCTGGGGCTATAACGGCTACGGGCAGCTGGGATTGGGCGACACCAACAACCGAGCGGTCCCGACCAAGATCGGCATGTTCAATCGCAATGTCCGCGCGGTCATCGCTGGTGGCGGATCCTACGGCCATGTCGCCTTCATCACCACCGACAACAAGCTCTACCTCTGCGGCTACAACGGCTCGGGCCAGATCGGCGACGGCACCACCTCCAACAAGACGATCCCAGTTCTTGTCGATGTGGGCGGTCCGGTGGTCAAGGTGGCCATGGGCGGTTCCTTCTCCGGGTACGGTTGGACCCTGGTGCTGCGCGCCGACGGCAAGCTCTACGGCATGGGCTACAACGGCTATGGCCAGTTGGGGGACAATTCCTCGACCAACCGGGCAACGCCGATCCTGGTCACCATGCTGGGCCTGACCGACGCCACCAAGGTGATTGATATCTGGGCCGTGTGCGGCATGTTCGGGTCGTCCTTTGCCATGACCAAGGACGGCTCGTTCTGGTCCTGGGGCGCCAACACCAACGGAAAGCTGGGTCTGGGCGACACCGCCAATCGCGTTGCTCCCACCTTGGTGCCCAATGTCACCCATGTGTCTCAGGTGATTTCGCCCACCACCGGGATCAACGCCACCTACATCTACGACAATATCGTCCTGCTGCGTCATGCCACGGCTGCCGATCGCATTGCCCGCAACAATGGCTACGTCATGACCGTGGGCTACGGCACCAGTTTCATCGCCGGCCCCAATATTCCCAACCCGCAGATGTCATTCCGCATGGTGGGCTTCCCCAATCGCTACCACGGCAAGATCCGCCGCATCGCGGTGTCCGGCTTCCATCAGGGCAACGACGGCGAACCCCAGGCCATGGCACTGGCCATGGACGGCACCGTGTTCTCCTGGGGACCGAGCAACACCTTCTCGCTCGGCCTGCCGGAGAACCAGAGTTCCAACGCCCCCCTGCGCGTGCGGTTCTGATCGGAGGAAATCACCATGAAAGTCTATGCCTACACCCCCGCCAACGGACTCAACTGGGAACCGGCGGCGCAATACGAATCCCTTGGGCAGTGCAGCGGAAAGCACTATTTCGCCATTCCTGATGACGAGGAGATTCCGGAACAGCCGGCGGAGATTGGCTTTGCACCGGTCGCGGACATTGCGGAACTCCGCCATGTGCTGGCCACGGCTCCGTATTTCTTCCGCTGGAAGGGCACTGCCGAACTGACCTCAGAAGCGGCCAAAGTCGGCATCGTCTTGGAGTAAGTGGCCATGGCGCTGGAACAGTCACCCGACGTGTGGGCCGGCGTAGCCACCCAGTACGTCGGGGCCTGGGGACAGGCGGCTCCCATGGTGCAGATGACCGCCATCGCGGCTTCTGTTTTTGTGGTCGCCATTATCGCATGGGCCTGGGCGCATAATCGCCAACAACCGGAATCCCTGGATTCTGGGGTTCCAGTAAATGCCTTCGCCCATGTGGTCGAGGAGCAGGCGCGCCAGACGGAAGCCTTGCGTTCTGCCGTGGAAGGGCTTTCCGAGGTCGTTCACGAAATGCGCAAACTGCTCGAGGCACGGACATTCTGCCCTTTCCCGGCACCCCGGTGCGGGGATGACCGCGATGCCTGACCCTGCTCTATCCCAGGCCTTGCGGGAGGCCTATGCCGCTGCACCGGCCGACACGGTGATCCTGCACACCCTGGAAATCTGGCATCCAACCTTTACCGAACCGATCAGGGTGGTGCGGGACCATGCAGACCTCCTCGCTCGGTTAGAAATGGGGGCGCCGCGAGGAGGTGGCCAGAAGGTCACCTTCATCGCTTTGGCCTTCGATCTCGACCTGCCTCCGGTCGATACCGCGCCGGTGCCGGAAATCACCGTCACCCTGGACAATGTTGGCCAGGAAATCGTCGATGCCCTGGAGGCTGCTGCCATCAGCCAGGACAAGATCGACATCATTTACCGGCCCTATCTCTCGACCGATCTGGACGGGCCGCACATGGACCCACCCATCACCCTGACCTTGTCTGAGGTGGAGGCCGACACGCTCAGGGTCACCGGCCGCGCCCGCATGCTGGATGTCGGCAACAAAGCCTTTCCCTCCATCACCTATACCGCCAAGCGGTTCCTGGCTTGGCCAGATAGGAGACTTGCCATGCACTGGGCATCAGCCCTCATTGGCCTGCCGTGGTCCGTCCACGGCAGCGGACCAGACACGTTCAATTGCTGGGAATTCGTCCGCACCGTTCAACGGAACCAGTTTGGCAGGGAATTGCCCGAAATCGGCAACCCTGAAGACATCCTGGTGATGGGGCGGACCTTCCGTGACCACCCTGAGCGGCAACGCTGGGTC includes:
- a CDS encoding DUF1833 family protein, whose amino-acid sequence is MPDPALSQALREAYAAAPADTVILHTLEIWHPTFTEPIRVVRDHADLLARLEMGAPRGGGQKVTFIALAFDLDLPPVDTAPVPEITVTLDNVGQEIVDALEAAAISQDKIDIIYRPYLSTDLDGPHMDPPITLTLSEVEADTLRVTGRARMLDVGNKAFPSITYTAKRFLAWPDRRLAMHWASALIGLPWSVHGSGPDTFNCWEFVRTVQRNQFGRELPEIGNPEDILVMGRTFRDHPERQRWVKVPDPLEGDCVLLRQSRHPIHVGVWLDVDAGGVLHCCQDSGVVFQRPDALRLNGWAIEGHYRFIGDA